Proteins encoded in a region of the Pelmatolapia mariae isolate MD_Pm_ZW linkage group LG16_19, Pm_UMD_F_2, whole genome shotgun sequence genome:
- the atp6ap2 gene encoding renin receptor, protein MSVKILRRMESVFTVTLTFYCLFTVGVHGDSFTVLQAPEFVSFQKGDWPVSGEKIPDLVALTMGFSVQEDLSWPGLQAGPLFQRPRANVLVVVRGVDSLALPQSVASYPLENPVPFTLDSVAETVHSLFAEDTPVVLQLAPSEERLYMLGKANAVFEDLPVTLQQIRARLSQDGSVLSSLPLNSLSRNAEADLLFLSEVQVLHDITALLQRHRHLAKDHSPDLYSLELSGLEELSRLYGPDSPQYRDATALLASVLQKFGQDVYGLYGNSSVVEVVTVKAFEAPLTRKSRSILESRQISNPGSAYNLAYKYNFEYAVVFNIVLWLMIVLALAVIVIAYNLWNMDPGYDSIIYRMTNQKIRMD, encoded by the exons ATGTCTGTGAAGATCTTGCGAAGGATGGAGTCTGTTTTTACCGTCACTTTGACCTTCTACTGTCTGTTCACAGTCG GTGTCCATGGAgacagcttcactgtgctgcAGGCCCCAGAGTTTGTGTCCTTCCAGAAAGGTGACTGGCCGGTTTCTGGAGAGAAGATTCCTGACCTTGTGGCTTTAACCATGGGCTTCTCAGTTCAAGAG GATCTATCGTGGCCAGGCCTCCAGGCTGGTCCGTTGTTCCAGCGGCCCCGGGCCAACGTTCTTGTGGTGGTGAGAGGAGTGGATAGCCTGGCTCTGCCTCAGAGCGTGGCCTCATATCCCCTGGAGAAT CCCGTTCCCTTCACCCTGGATAGTGTTGCAGAGACTGTGCACTCTTTGTTTGCTGAGGACACCCCTGTAGTCCTCCAGCTGGCCCCCAGTGAGGAG cGGCTCTATATGCTCGGCAAGGCCAATGCTGTGTTCGAGGACTTACCCGTCACGTTGCAGCAGATCCGGGCCCGTCTGTCCCAGGATGGCTCAGTGCTGTCTTCTCTTCCCCTCAACTCCCTCAGCAGAAATGCAGAG GCCGATTTGCTCTTCCTGTCTGAAGTCCAAGTGCTGCATGATATCACTGCTCTG ctgcagagacacagacatttGGCTAAGGACCACTCCCCTGACCTGTACTCGTTGGAGCTGTCTGGCTTGGAGGAGCTGAGCCGGCTCTATGGTCCAGACTCCCCTCAGTACCGGGACGCCACGGCCCTTCTCGCTTCTGTCCTTCAGAAG tttgggCAGGATGTGTATGGTCTCTATGGCAACAGCTCTGTGGTGGAGGTCGTTACAGTGAAGGCCTTTGAAGCTCCTTTAACCAGGAAGTCCCGCTCAATCCTGGAATCCAGACAGATT AGTAACCCAGGCAGCGCTTACAACCTGGCTTACAAGTACAACTTCGAGTACGCCGTGGTCTTCAACATCGTGCTGTGGCTCATGATCGTTCTGGCACTCGCTGTCATCGTCATCGCTTACAACCTGTGGAACATGGACCCGGGCTACGACAGCATCATCTACAGGATGACCAATCAGAAGATCAGGATGGACTAA